A part of Myxococcus landrumus genomic DNA contains:
- a CDS encoding alpha/beta fold hydrolase translates to MRKLLLLCLPLFACVTTKSVPVPASADSSALHQVKRVKVAEGVELELLDFGGQGPALVFLSGLGNTGHVFDTFAPEFTATHHVYAVTRRGFGSSNWPEQGYDTATLGEDVVRVLEGLGIAKASFVGHSVAGPELTWVATHHPERVEKVVYLDVRTNGDLLAELLLIVPMPPPSEPAPEDVASRAALAAALARDVGGAFPAHEIDETNEFDPKTGHYLRGRKWPHAEEQVLRGFSKVDFAAVTAAVLFLYVDQPRFGRAEDLPGFSQMDPPVQEKLRSLNARAIQRDAEVLSVMSKPNWKGIKLEHARHYVWLTNHDEVLREMKTFLATF, encoded by the coding sequence ATGCGAAAACTCCTCCTCCTCTGCTTGCCGCTGTTCGCCTGTGTGACGACGAAGTCCGTCCCGGTCCCGGCTTCTGCCGACTCCAGCGCGTTGCATCAGGTGAAGCGGGTGAAGGTGGCCGAGGGGGTCGAGCTCGAGCTGCTCGACTTCGGAGGTCAGGGACCCGCGCTCGTCTTCCTGTCGGGCCTGGGCAACACGGGCCACGTGTTCGACACCTTCGCGCCGGAGTTCACCGCGACCCATCACGTCTACGCCGTCACCCGCCGGGGGTTTGGCTCGTCGAACTGGCCCGAGCAGGGCTACGACACCGCCACCCTGGGCGAGGACGTCGTCCGGGTGCTGGAGGGGCTGGGAATCGCGAAGGCGTCATTCGTGGGCCACTCCGTCGCCGGGCCAGAGCTCACCTGGGTGGCAACCCATCACCCGGAGCGCGTGGAGAAGGTGGTCTACCTGGACGTGAGGACCAACGGTGACCTGCTGGCGGAACTCCTTTTGATCGTGCCCATGCCTCCTCCGAGCGAGCCCGCTCCCGAGGACGTGGCCTCACGCGCCGCGCTCGCCGCCGCGCTCGCGCGTGACGTCGGAGGAGCGTTCCCCGCGCACGAGATCGACGAGACGAACGAGTTCGATCCGAAGACCGGGCACTACCTGCGCGGCCGCAAGTGGCCGCACGCGGAGGAGCAGGTGTTGAGGGGGTTCTCGAAGGTGGACTTCGCGGCCGTGACGGCGGCCGTGCTCTTCCTCTACGTGGATCAGCCCCGGTTCGGGCGGGCGGAGGACCTCCCAGGCTTCTCCCAAATGGACCCTCCCGTGCAGGAGAAGTTGAGGTCCCTGAACGCCAGGGCGATCCAGCGGGACGCCGAAGTGCTGAGCGTGATGAGCAAGCCGAACTGGAAGGGCATCAAGCTCGAGCACGCGCGGCACTACGTCTGGCTCACCAACCATGACGAAGTGCTGCGCGAGATGAAGACGTTTCTCGCGACATTTTGA
- a CDS encoding di-heme oxidoreductase family protein — translation MRRRLYWLGIPLGALLLTAVWAHAARRPALAILELGPLPSSVEPGEELPGGTTTVTDTGRNAFGRSPPNMDRSRWPEFHLGKRVFDRDWSAPDHLPGLGPLYSAASCMTCHVKDGKGRPPASPTEPVVSLAFQLGSAAGPGPHPVYGEQLDLHRLGEARGEGTVEVSYDELPGEFATGETYSLLRPRYRFKELVHGPLGEGTPLSARVAPANFGLGLLEAIPEEALLAFADPDDQDGDGISGRANQVMDVTEGHTRMGRFSWKANQPTLLQQVTHALVADMGLTTPVYPRAQEPQEAATTPDVKDYDLERLVFYTRLLAVPKRRDWDAPGVLRGKAVFRAIGCVSCHVDRPFETVEVSGFPELSKQRIQPYSDLLLHDMGEGLADGRPDGLATGREWRTPPLWGIGLTATVSGHTRFLHDGRARNVEEAVLWHGGEADAARERYTRLRREDREALLAFLGSL, via the coding sequence ATGAGACGGCGGCTGTACTGGTTGGGCATCCCTCTAGGAGCACTGCTGCTCACGGCCGTCTGGGCGCATGCGGCGCGCCGCCCCGCTCTGGCGATTCTGGAGCTGGGGCCGCTCCCCTCCTCCGTCGAGCCGGGCGAGGAGCTGCCCGGCGGCACCACCACGGTGACGGACACGGGGCGCAATGCCTTTGGACGCTCGCCGCCGAACATGGACCGCTCGCGCTGGCCGGAGTTCCACCTGGGCAAGCGCGTGTTCGACCGCGACTGGAGTGCCCCCGACCACCTGCCGGGCCTGGGGCCGCTGTACAGCGCGGCCTCCTGCATGACGTGTCACGTGAAGGATGGGAAGGGACGTCCTCCCGCGTCCCCCACCGAGCCCGTCGTCTCGCTGGCGTTCCAGTTGGGTTCCGCCGCGGGCCCCGGACCTCATCCCGTGTATGGCGAACAACTCGACCTCCACCGGCTCGGCGAGGCGCGAGGCGAGGGCACCGTCGAAGTGAGCTACGACGAGCTCCCCGGCGAGTTCGCCACGGGCGAGACGTATTCGCTCTTGCGGCCTCGCTACCGGTTCAAGGAGCTGGTCCACGGCCCCCTGGGTGAGGGCACACCGCTCTCCGCCCGCGTGGCGCCCGCGAACTTCGGGCTGGGGCTGCTGGAGGCGATTCCCGAGGAGGCCCTGCTCGCGTTCGCGGACCCGGATGACCAGGATGGCGACGGCATCTCCGGGCGCGCCAACCAGGTGATGGACGTCACCGAGGGGCACACGCGGATGGGCCGCTTCAGCTGGAAGGCCAATCAGCCCACCCTGCTCCAGCAGGTGACCCACGCGCTGGTGGCGGACATGGGCTTGACGACGCCCGTCTATCCCCGCGCGCAGGAGCCCCAGGAGGCCGCCACGACGCCCGACGTGAAGGACTACGACCTGGAGCGGCTCGTCTTCTACACGCGGCTGTTGGCCGTGCCCAAGCGCCGGGACTGGGACGCGCCCGGCGTGCTTCGAGGCAAGGCGGTGTTCCGCGCCATCGGCTGCGTGTCCTGCCATGTCGACCGCCCATTCGAGACGGTGGAGGTGTCTGGCTTCCCCGAGCTGTCGAAGCAGCGCATCCAGCCCTACTCGGACCTGCTGCTGCATGACATGGGCGAGGGACTCGCGGATGGCCGCCCGGATGGGCTCGCCACCGGTCGGGAGTGGAGGACGCCGCCGCTGTGGGGCATTGGCCTGACGGCCACGGTGAGCGGACACACGCGGTTCCTGCATGACGGGCGTGCGCGGAACGTCGAGGAGGCCGTGCTGTGGCACGGGGGCGAGGCCGATGCCGCGCGGGAGCGATACACGCGGCTGCGCCGGGAGGACCGGGAGGCGCTGCTCGCGTTCCTCGGGTCGCTCTGA
- a CDS encoding AraC family transcriptional regulator produces MKTARPSAPDLDVLATLMKRHTPTDGIHATAIPRLVLIRASEPTTPLHALHAPALCIVAQGRKQVLLADEMYVYGSDQCLVASVDLPVTGQVVEASSTRPYLCFRLDLEPGQLGDMMMEAALEAPAGNGLARGLALGPVGATLLDAATRLVRLLDTPRDIPVLAPLFIREILYRLLADDPTAKLRRIAMADGRLHSVTRAIHWIKEHYAAPMRIEHLARTVHMSPSALHQHFKSVTSMSPLQYQKQLRLQEARRLMLARPMDAAMAGHTVGYESPSQFSREYSRMFGAPPSRDIARLREALGAPSS; encoded by the coding sequence ATGAAGACCGCTCGCCCCTCAGCCCCCGACCTGGACGTGCTGGCGACGCTCATGAAGCGTCACACGCCCACGGATGGCATCCATGCGACGGCCATCCCCCGGCTGGTCCTCATCCGCGCCTCGGAGCCCACCACTCCGCTGCATGCGCTGCACGCCCCCGCGCTGTGCATCGTCGCGCAGGGCCGCAAGCAGGTGCTGCTCGCGGACGAGATGTATGTCTATGGGTCGGACCAGTGCCTGGTCGCCTCCGTGGACCTGCCCGTCACGGGCCAGGTCGTCGAGGCGTCCTCCACGAGGCCCTATCTCTGCTTCCGGTTGGACCTGGAGCCCGGCCAGTTGGGAGACATGATGATGGAGGCGGCGCTGGAGGCTCCCGCGGGTAACGGGCTGGCCCGAGGGCTGGCGTTGGGTCCGGTGGGGGCGACGCTGCTGGATGCGGCGACGCGGCTCGTCCGACTGCTGGACACGCCGCGCGACATTCCGGTGCTGGCGCCGCTCTTCATCCGCGAGATTCTCTACCGGCTGTTGGCCGACGACCCCACCGCCAAGCTGCGGCGAATCGCCATGGCCGACGGTCGGCTCCACTCCGTCACGAGGGCCATCCACTGGATCAAGGAGCACTACGCCGCGCCCATGCGCATCGAGCACCTGGCGCGCACGGTCCACATGAGCCCGTCCGCGCTCCATCAGCACTTCAAGTCCGTGACGTCGATGAGCCCGCTGCAGTACCAGAAGCAGCTGCGGCTCCAGGAGGCTCGCCGCCTGATGCTCGCCCGGCCCATGGACGCGGCGATGGCGGGACACACGGTGGGCTACGAGAGCCCCTCCCAGTTCAGCCGCGAGTACAGCAGGATGTTCGGCGCACCGCCCTCCCGAGACATCGCGCGGCTTCGGGAGGCGCTGGGGGCCCCATCCTCCTGA
- a CDS encoding collagen-like protein, with the protein MAQVNWRYPLWGRGLLRALPMTTLLVLSACEEGAQGQQGPKGDTGEQGPVGAQGPQGPAGPAGGPQGEAGKNAVARTTPEAVGANCALGGVKLEAGVDDDSDGALDDNEVETTSYVCTGPQGAQGGQGLQGPQGVQGAQGVQGPRGDTGPVGASGLHALSATAVESAGANCSTGGVRLQFGLDTNGNGTLDAGEVTPALTRYVCSGAQGPQGVQGMQGVPGPPGTPGTNGAAGATGATGAKGDPGPPGATGIYGDGSAGAWNIGTVTDLTTSGGYNALVAQGRQTLQFSSLTISSTLIVPSGTVIRTTGDFTITSTGSIIVDQSSSDSGLGPAESGVARTPASEPSGGLGLQPFQAAQLLRPGVKGGGSGAKTLVAVGGDGGGTLVILAQGTVRIQSGGSIQANGDSGTSAADGANVPGGGGGGGGIVSIVGKTAINIGGIVNAVGAGGGAGDNSANPGASSPGKGGGGGGGGGIISLLSSAPITLSGSTNVSGGAAGTSEGPLGASTATTSGGGGGASGGNGGSAGATGVSSTAGTAGYVFQTVTPIPENLFL; encoded by the coding sequence ATGGCTCAAGTGAACTGGCGATATCCCCTTTGGGGGCGGGGACTGCTTCGGGCGCTACCGATGACGACCCTCCTGGTGCTGTCGGCATGTGAGGAAGGGGCTCAGGGGCAGCAAGGGCCCAAGGGTGACACAGGCGAACAAGGCCCCGTGGGCGCGCAGGGACCTCAAGGCCCGGCGGGCCCCGCCGGTGGGCCCCAGGGAGAGGCGGGAAAGAACGCGGTGGCTCGCACCACGCCGGAGGCCGTTGGCGCCAACTGCGCCCTGGGCGGCGTGAAGCTCGAGGCCGGCGTCGATGACGACAGTGACGGCGCGCTGGACGACAACGAAGTGGAGACCACCAGCTACGTCTGCACGGGCCCGCAGGGGGCGCAGGGGGGGCAGGGACTCCAGGGGCCGCAAGGCGTCCAAGGGGCGCAGGGCGTCCAGGGCCCGCGCGGCGATACAGGACCCGTAGGCGCGTCGGGGCTGCATGCGCTGTCTGCGACGGCCGTGGAGTCCGCGGGCGCCAACTGCTCCACCGGGGGCGTGCGACTCCAGTTCGGCCTGGACACCAATGGCAACGGCACGCTGGACGCGGGCGAGGTGACCCCGGCGCTGACGCGCTACGTGTGCAGCGGTGCGCAAGGGCCGCAGGGCGTGCAAGGCATGCAGGGTGTGCCGGGGCCGCCAGGGACACCGGGCACCAACGGAGCAGCAGGGGCGACCGGCGCCACGGGGGCCAAGGGAGATCCGGGCCCGCCGGGCGCGACGGGCATCTATGGCGATGGGTCGGCGGGGGCGTGGAACATCGGGACCGTGACCGACCTGACGACCTCCGGGGGCTACAACGCCCTCGTCGCACAGGGGCGGCAGACGCTTCAGTTCTCCAGCCTGACCATCTCCTCGACCCTCATCGTGCCCAGTGGCACGGTCATCCGGACGACGGGCGACTTCACCATCACTTCCACCGGCTCCATCATCGTCGACCAGTCTTCCTCCGACAGTGGCCTGGGGCCCGCGGAGTCTGGTGTGGCGCGCACCCCCGCGAGTGAGCCCTCGGGCGGCCTCGGGCTTCAGCCGTTCCAGGCCGCGCAGTTGCTGCGGCCCGGCGTCAAGGGCGGAGGTTCCGGAGCGAAGACCTTGGTGGCCGTCGGGGGAGATGGTGGCGGCACGCTCGTCATCCTCGCGCAGGGCACGGTGCGCATCCAGAGCGGGGGTTCCATCCAGGCCAACGGTGATTCCGGGACCTCGGCCGCGGACGGCGCCAACGTGCCGGGCGGTGGTGGCGGTGGAGGTGGCATCGTCTCCATCGTCGGCAAGACGGCCATCAACATCGGAGGCATCGTGAACGCGGTGGGCGCTGGCGGTGGGGCGGGAGACAACTCGGCCAACCCGGGCGCCTCGAGCCCCGGCAAGGGCGGAGGAGGTGGCGGTGGAGGAGGCATCATCAGCCTGCTCTCCTCCGCGCCCATCACGCTGTCGGGCTCGACCAACGTCAGCGGGGGCGCCGCGGGCACCTCGGAGGGGCCGCTGGGAGCCAGCACCGCGACCACCTCGGGGGGCGGCGGCGGCGCGTCGGGTGGCAACGGTGGCTCCGCGGGCGCCACGGGCGTTTCGTCCACGGCGGGCACGGCCGGCTACGTCTTCCAGACGGTCACGCCGATTCCGGAGAACCTCTTCCTCTAG
- a CDS encoding class I SAM-dependent methyltransferase, giving the protein MSLSSGSVPLPRRFRDEPLIDILRHLKAVLAGAERVCIEVPDPDLGRGRYSGEQVGPEGGLVHRPLRSWCDLAEGVSCRLLTPRAVDATHVSLTFEALGLEASWHAGGASTSEDAPVEERYGADSAFARVRKLEDAGFLLPWLEALGRVSLPEGARVLDLGVNRGDELAAFAWLDGAPDVTFVGVDHSVSALAEARARFPDARHRFIAADLNALPEGLGRFHLVVSVGTLQSPGVDDHALLRKLVQEHLEPQATLVLGFPNSRFRDGEVVYGARVRNLREPDLSLLVKDLSFYRRYLHQHGFRTFLGGKYDLLLTAVRGGAAQSSD; this is encoded by the coding sequence ATGTCGCTCTCCTCTGGTTCCGTGCCCCTCCCGCGTCGCTTCCGCGACGAGCCGCTCATCGACATCCTCCGCCACCTGAAGGCCGTGCTCGCGGGAGCGGAGCGCGTGTGCATCGAGGTGCCGGACCCGGACCTGGGCCGAGGCCGCTATTCAGGCGAGCAGGTCGGGCCGGAGGGTGGGTTGGTGCACCGGCCCCTGCGAAGCTGGTGTGACCTGGCGGAGGGGGTGTCCTGCCGGTTGCTGACGCCTCGCGCGGTGGATGCCACGCATGTCTCACTGACCTTCGAGGCGTTGGGTCTGGAGGCGTCGTGGCATGCGGGCGGCGCGAGCACCTCCGAGGACGCTCCCGTGGAGGAGCGCTATGGCGCGGACTCCGCCTTCGCCCGGGTGAGGAAGCTCGAGGACGCGGGCTTCCTGTTGCCGTGGTTGGAGGCGCTGGGGCGCGTGAGCCTGCCCGAGGGGGCGCGCGTGTTGGACCTGGGCGTGAACCGGGGCGACGAGCTGGCCGCGTTCGCGTGGTTGGATGGTGCGCCCGACGTCACGTTCGTCGGCGTGGACCACAGCGTCAGTGCGTTGGCGGAGGCGCGTGCCCGGTTCCCCGATGCGCGGCACCGCTTCATCGCCGCGGACCTCAATGCCTTGCCGGAGGGGTTGGGGAGGTTCCACCTGGTGGTCTCCGTGGGCACGTTGCAGAGCCCTGGTGTGGATGACCACGCGCTGCTGCGCAAGCTGGTGCAGGAGCACCTGGAGCCTCAGGCGACCTTGGTGCTGGGGTTCCCCAACTCCCGCTTTCGAGACGGTGAGGTGGTCTACGGCGCGCGGGTGCGGAACCTCCGCGAGCCGGACCTCTCCCTGCTGGTGAAGGACCTCTCGTTCTACCGCCGCTACCTGCACCAGCACGGCTTCCGCACGTTCCTGGGAGGCAAGTACGACTTGCTGCTGACGGCGGTGCGGGGCGGCGCGGCTCAGTCCTCGGATTGA
- the bla gene encoding subclass B3 metallo-beta-lactamase gives MRLQTFICVLSACLLNSTAAVAAEPPVASAPTTLPQLQAYTVDASWLQPMEPLRIADHTWQIGTQELTALLVETQDGVVLLDGGMPQMAEHLLANLKRRGFAPKDLRLVLSSHAHTDHAGPFAELKRRTGARVVASAESAVLLARGGSDDLHYGDSITFPPVVADRVVMDGEVVSQGGVEFTAHFMPGHTPGSIGWTWTDTRDGKPVRIAYADSLSAPGYQLLGHPRYPRIVEDYRRSFATVRALPCDVLLTPHPGSSNWDYAAGAAAGAKAMNCKTYADSAERNFNKQLAEQRGKAR, from the coding sequence ATGCGCCTCCAGACCTTCATCTGCGTCCTCTCCGCCTGCCTGTTGAACTCCACCGCCGCCGTCGCCGCGGAGCCGCCCGTGGCGTCAGCGCCGACGACGCTGCCACAACTGCAGGCCTACACCGTCGATGCGTCCTGGTTGCAGCCCATGGAGCCGCTGCGCATCGCCGACCACACCTGGCAGATTGGCACCCAGGAGCTGACCGCCCTGCTGGTGGAAACCCAGGACGGCGTGGTGCTGCTCGACGGGGGCATGCCGCAGATGGCCGAGCACCTGCTTGCGAACCTGAAGCGTCGCGGCTTCGCACCGAAGGACCTGCGCCTGGTGCTGAGCAGCCACGCACACACCGACCATGCCGGTCCCTTCGCCGAGCTGAAGCGCCGCACGGGAGCGCGAGTCGTCGCCAGCGCCGAGTCGGCGGTCCTGCTGGCGCGCGGGGGCAGCGACGACCTGCACTATGGTGATTCCATCACCTTCCCACCCGTCGTCGCCGACCGCGTGGTCATGGACGGAGAGGTCGTCTCGCAGGGCGGCGTCGAGTTCACCGCGCACTTCATGCCGGGGCACACTCCGGGCAGCATCGGCTGGACGTGGACCGATACCCGCGACGGCAAGCCGGTCCGCATCGCCTATGCCGACAGCCTCAGTGCCCCGGGGTATCAACTGCTGGGACACCCGCGTTATCCGCGCATCGTCGAGGACTACCGACGCAGCTTCGCCACCGTGCGCGCGCTGCCCTGCGATGTGTTGCTGACTCCGCATCCGGGCTCCAGCAACTGGGACTACGCGGCTGGAGCCGCGGCCGGCGCGAAGGCGATGAACTGCAAGACCTACGCGGACTCCGCCGAGCGCAACTTCAACAAGCAACTGGCCGAGCAGCGCGGCAAGGCCCGTTGA
- a CDS encoding RNase H family protein yields the protein MKSHATFVFADGACSGNPGPGGWGVIIATPDGQVVELGGHEPETTNNRMELTAVGKALRHLEATPGPLHIHTDSTYVIQGITRWAFGWSKRGWKTADGKEVANTAYWKRLMALLAQRKQVHTGEAAAVEWHYVRGHVGVPGNERVDAIAVSFSRGKGQRLYTGALATYEVDIYDVPEDTSVPEESPKQREAKAKAYSYLSQVGRSVKRHATWAACERRVKGVSDARFKKTRSAEDEAQVLDDWGVRPEDVQSED from the coding sequence ATGAAGAGTCACGCCACCTTCGTCTTCGCCGACGGCGCCTGCTCTGGCAACCCAGGCCCGGGAGGCTGGGGCGTCATCATCGCCACGCCGGATGGACAGGTGGTGGAGCTGGGCGGGCACGAGCCGGAGACGACCAACAATCGGATGGAGCTCACCGCCGTGGGCAAGGCGCTGCGCCACCTGGAGGCGACACCCGGCCCGCTGCACATCCATACCGACTCCACCTATGTGATTCAGGGCATCACCCGCTGGGCCTTCGGCTGGAGCAAGCGCGGTTGGAAAACGGCTGACGGCAAGGAGGTGGCCAACACGGCCTACTGGAAGCGCTTGATGGCGCTCCTCGCCCAACGCAAGCAGGTCCACACCGGCGAGGCCGCCGCGGTGGAGTGGCACTACGTCCGAGGACACGTGGGTGTCCCAGGCAATGAGCGCGTGGACGCCATCGCCGTGTCCTTCTCCCGAGGCAAGGGCCAGCGGCTCTACACGGGCGCGCTGGCGACCTACGAGGTGGACATCTACGACGTGCCCGAAGACACCTCGGTGCCCGAGGAGTCCCCCAAGCAGCGCGAGGCCAAGGCCAAGGCCTACTCCTACTTGAGCCAGGTGGGCCGCAGCGTGAAGCGGCACGCGACGTGGGCCGCGTGTGAGCGCCGCGTGAAGGGCGTCTCGGATGCACGCTTCAAGAAGACGCGCAGCGCCGAGGACGAGGCCCAGGTGCTGGACGACTGGGGCGTCCGCCCCGAGGACGTTCAATCCGAGGACTGA
- a CDS encoding DMT family transporter, whose product MSTPLIARPAVSPVSGSWLTPLELGGLAAVWGASFMFMRIAAADFGPFPLVAVRLVMGSLVLLPFLLKARAAVTRSHWPKLALVGALNAAVPFALFAWAARQAPAGISAIANSMTVLFTSLVAFLFYKERITSRRAVALAIGFAGVVVLASSKIEGASPGLAVAAAVFAAFLYGISANMVRRHLTGIPAGAVAASTLGFAALMTLPFALATWPAQSIPGTSWLAAVALGVVCTGAGYVVYYRLIARIGAARAVTVTYLVPLFGVAWSWLLLGEPVTLTMVVAGTLILGSVALSQRQSS is encoded by the coding sequence ATGAGCACCCCACTGATTGCCCGTCCCGCTGTTTCCCCTGTGTCTGGAAGCTGGTTGACCCCCCTCGAGCTGGGAGGACTGGCGGCTGTCTGGGGGGCGTCGTTCATGTTCATGCGCATCGCCGCGGCGGACTTCGGCCCCTTTCCGCTGGTCGCCGTCCGGCTGGTGATGGGGTCGTTGGTGCTCCTGCCTTTCCTCCTGAAGGCTCGCGCGGCTGTCACCCGCTCGCATTGGCCGAAGCTGGCGCTGGTGGGCGCGCTCAACGCGGCGGTGCCGTTCGCGCTCTTCGCGTGGGCCGCTCGGCAGGCGCCCGCGGGCATCAGCGCCATCGCCAACAGCATGACGGTGCTCTTCACCTCGCTGGTGGCGTTCCTGTTCTACAAGGAGCGCATCACCTCTCGTCGCGCGGTGGCGCTGGCCATCGGCTTCGCGGGTGTGGTGGTGCTCGCCAGCTCGAAGATTGAAGGGGCCAGTCCCGGGCTCGCGGTGGCCGCGGCGGTGTTCGCCGCCTTCCTGTACGGCATCTCGGCGAACATGGTGCGTCGGCACCTGACGGGGATTCCTGCCGGAGCGGTGGCTGCATCCACGCTGGGGTTCGCGGCGCTGATGACGTTGCCGTTCGCGCTGGCGACGTGGCCGGCACAGTCCATCCCGGGGACGTCCTGGCTGGCCGCGGTGGCGCTGGGCGTGGTCTGCACCGGCGCGGGGTACGTCGTCTACTACCGCCTCATCGCCCGCATCGGTGCTGCCCGCGCCGTCACGGTGACCTATCTGGTGCCGCTGTTCGGCGTGGCCTGGTCGTGGCTGCTGTTGGGGGAGCCGGTGACGCTGACGATGGTCGTCGCTGGCACGCTCATCCTGGGCAGCGTCGCGCTGAGCCAGCGGCAGTCGTCCTGA
- a CDS encoding sterol desaturase family protein translates to MELSLNPALRTDLGKRAGVTGGLLGVLCVFAEFCFLFPHLLVSADGRAFYSEHMGLFRGILQAAIITTFVLGAFSVFSLRSKAHGGIAIVLALVALLLGGSEAEPLTHRPRAMSAGLDYFVLELLVLGLLFIPMERLWGLHEQRIFREGWQTDLKHFFVSHVGVQLISFAVLIPVQVFFAWAVRADFQAHVAAQPVWLQFFEILFVVDLVSYWVHRAFHQIPWLWKFHAIHHSSLQMDWLASSRSHLVDVLVNRVAGFIPVFLLGFSPSAIYGYLVFVSFHAVYIHANVSHRWPYLRWLFATPEFHHWHHTSDEEGIDKNFAVFLSFIDVIFRTAHLPTHWPSRYGTTQFQPPETYLGQLAYPFKRHEETPYG, encoded by the coding sequence TTGGAACTCTCCTTGAATCCCGCCCTGCGCACCGACCTCGGCAAGCGCGCGGGTGTCACCGGCGGCCTGTTGGGCGTGCTGTGTGTGTTCGCTGAATTCTGCTTCCTGTTTCCGCACCTGCTGGTGTCCGCGGACGGCCGGGCCTTCTATTCGGAACACATGGGCCTGTTCCGAGGCATCCTCCAGGCCGCCATCATCACCACCTTCGTGCTGGGCGCGTTCAGCGTGTTCAGCCTGCGCTCCAAGGCGCATGGCGGCATCGCCATCGTGCTCGCGCTGGTGGCCCTGCTCCTGGGCGGCAGTGAGGCGGAGCCCCTCACCCACCGGCCGCGCGCCATGAGCGCGGGCCTGGACTACTTCGTGTTGGAGCTCCTCGTGCTGGGATTGCTGTTCATCCCCATGGAGCGGCTGTGGGGACTCCACGAGCAGCGCATCTTCCGCGAAGGCTGGCAGACGGACCTCAAGCACTTCTTCGTCAGCCACGTGGGCGTGCAGCTCATCTCCTTCGCGGTGCTGATTCCCGTGCAGGTCTTCTTCGCCTGGGCGGTGCGCGCGGACTTCCAGGCCCACGTCGCCGCCCAGCCCGTGTGGTTGCAGTTCTTCGAGATTCTCTTCGTGGTGGACCTGGTGAGCTATTGGGTGCACCGCGCCTTCCACCAGATTCCGTGGCTTTGGAAGTTCCACGCCATCCACCACTCCAGCTTGCAGATGGACTGGCTGGCCAGCTCGCGCTCGCACCTGGTGGACGTGCTGGTCAACCGCGTGGCGGGCTTCATCCCCGTGTTCCTCCTGGGCTTCAGCCCGTCCGCCATCTACGGCTACCTCGTCTTCGTCTCCTTCCACGCGGTCTACATCCACGCCAACGTGAGCCATCGCTGGCCCTACCTGCGCTGGCTGTTCGCGACGCCCGAGTTCCACCACTGGCACCACACATCGGACGAGGAAGGCATCGACAAGAACTTCGCCGTCTTCCTCTCGTTCATCGACGTCATCTTCAGGACGGCGCACCTGCCAACCCACTGGCCGTCACGGTATGGGACGACGCAATTCCAGCCGCCGGAGACGTACCTGGGGCAGCTCGCCTATCCGTTCAAGCGTCACGAGGAGACGCCCTACGGATAG
- a CDS encoding SDR family oxidoreductase produces the protein MTTNIQGKVVAITGASSGIGEAAARLLAQQGAKVVLGARRAERLEVLAQELKSRGGEARARAVDVTKREDVEGFVNFTLAEFGRLDVLINNAGVMPLSLLEMLKVDEWNRMIDVNIRGVLHGIAAALPVMKRQKAGQFINLSSIGGHAVSPTAAVYCATKFAVLAISEGLRQEVGADIRVTVISPGVTTSELAESISDTNARDVMREFRKVAIPAEAIARSISYAISQPAEVDVSEIIIRPTASPY, from the coding sequence ATGACGACGAACATCCAGGGCAAGGTCGTGGCCATCACCGGAGCGAGCAGCGGCATCGGTGAGGCGGCGGCTCGGTTGCTTGCCCAGCAGGGCGCGAAGGTGGTGCTGGGCGCCCGCCGCGCGGAGCGACTGGAGGTGCTGGCCCAGGAGCTGAAATCCCGTGGAGGCGAGGCGCGAGCACGCGCGGTGGATGTGACGAAGCGGGAGGATGTGGAGGGCTTCGTGAACTTCACGCTGGCGGAGTTTGGACGGCTGGATGTCCTCATCAACAACGCGGGCGTGATGCCGTTGTCCTTGCTCGAGATGCTGAAGGTGGACGAGTGGAACCGGATGATCGACGTGAACATCCGAGGCGTGCTGCATGGCATCGCGGCGGCGCTGCCCGTGATGAAGCGTCAGAAGGCAGGCCAGTTCATCAACCTGTCTTCCATTGGCGGTCACGCGGTGAGCCCGACGGCGGCGGTCTACTGCGCCACGAAGTTCGCCGTGCTGGCCATCTCGGAGGGGCTGCGCCAGGAGGTGGGTGCGGACATCCGCGTGACGGTCATCTCCCCGGGCGTCACGACATCGGAGCTGGCGGAGAGCATCAGCGACACGAACGCCCGCGACGTGATGCGCGAGTTCCGCAAGGTCGCCATCCCCGCGGAGGCCATCGCGCGCTCCATCAGCTACGCCATCAGCCAGCCCGCCGAGGTCGACGTCAGCGAAATCATCATCCGGCCCACCGCGAGCCCCTACTAG